A single window of Cytobacillus dafuensis DNA harbors:
- the namA gene encoding NADPH dehydrogenase NamA, with product MEAKLFTPFTIKNTTFKNRIVMSPMCMYSCSNEDGMVENWHRTHYSSRAVGQVGMIIVEATAVTPQGRISPKDLGIWSDEHIDGLKELTKLMKEHGAAPGIQLAHAGRKAVLEGEIIAPSAIPFNEKSKTPNEMTLDDIHKTIEAFKQGATRAKKAGFEVIEIHGAHGYLINEFLSPLSNKRNDEYGGTMENRYRFLREVIEAIQSVWDGPLFVRISANDYHEEGLTVEDYVQMSSWMKEQGIDLIDCSSGAVVPARIHTYPGYQVKFSEKIKHEADIATGAVGLITSPLHAEEILQNDRADLIFLARELLRDPYWPRTAAKELGVDIEAPKQYERGWY from the coding sequence ATGGAAGCAAAGCTTTTTACCCCTTTTACAATAAAAAATACGACATTTAAGAACAGAATTGTCATGTCCCCGATGTGTATGTATTCCTGCTCAAATGAAGATGGCATGGTTGAGAATTGGCATCGGACTCATTATTCAAGCCGTGCGGTGGGCCAGGTTGGGATGATTATTGTGGAGGCAACCGCTGTTACTCCTCAAGGACGAATTTCGCCAAAAGACCTTGGTATCTGGAGTGACGAGCATATTGATGGTTTGAAGGAACTTACCAAATTAATGAAAGAGCATGGTGCTGCACCTGGCATCCAGCTTGCCCATGCAGGCAGAAAAGCCGTGCTTGAAGGTGAAATCATTGCCCCTTCTGCCATTCCATTTAATGAAAAAAGCAAAACACCTAATGAAATGACTTTAGATGATATTCATAAAACAATTGAAGCCTTCAAGCAAGGGGCAACACGTGCCAAAAAAGCTGGATTTGAAGTCATTGAAATTCACGGAGCTCATGGATATTTAATCAATGAATTTTTATCACCGCTGTCAAATAAACGGAATGATGAGTACGGTGGGACTATGGAAAATCGATACCGATTCTTGCGTGAAGTGATTGAAGCGATACAATCCGTATGGGACGGCCCGCTTTTCGTTAGAATTTCAGCAAACGATTACCATGAAGAAGGCTTAACAGTTGAGGATTATGTACAAATGAGCAGTTGGATGAAGGAACAAGGAATTGACCTTATTGATTGCAGTTCAGGTGCAGTTGTACCAGCAAGGATCCATACATACCCGGGATACCAAGTAAAATTCTCTGAAAAAATTAAGCATGAAGCTGATATTGCTACGGGTGCTGTTGGCTTGATTACCTCTCCCTTACATGCAGAAGAGATTCTGCAAAATGATCGTGCTGACTTAATTTTCCTTGCACGTGAATTGCTTCGTGACCCATACTGGCCGCGAACTGCCGCGAAAGAATTAGGAGTGGATATTGAAGCGCCAAAGCAATATGAGCGCGGATGGTATTAA